In Pseudobacter ginsenosidimutans, the following are encoded in one genomic region:
- a CDS encoding NAD(P)/FAD-dependent oxidoreductase gives MNREATYDVAIIGGGLAGLALSIQSARAGYKTILFEKEQYPFHKVCGEYVSLESWNFLQDLGVPLSDMQLPIINRVLISSPNGRFVESNLPLGGFGISRFTLDHLLAGIARREGVTLLEDTRVNDVVHRHHASVVFSTRGAIEATVVAGSYGKRSNLDAKWKRDFTRIKPNALNHLIGVKYHIQTFFPDDLIALHNFENGYCGISKIEDNKYCLCYLTTASNLRKSGNEIKQMEQQILRKNPFLDKIFSSARFLYKEPVTVSRISFNRKTQVENHLLMLGDAAGMITPLCGNGMSMALHSSKLAFEEADQFLQGRINRYEMETQYTQQWEKHFNRRLQTGRVLQQFFGNGILSNYLIASLKPFPSLVSFLIRQTHGRPF, from the coding sequence TTGAATAGAGAAGCTACATATGATGTTGCCATTATCGGTGGTGGACTGGCCGGCCTTGCCTTGTCCATTCAATCTGCAAGGGCAGGATACAAGACCATCCTCTTTGAGAAAGAACAATATCCCTTTCATAAAGTTTGTGGAGAATATGTAAGCCTCGAGAGCTGGAACTTTCTCCAGGATCTCGGTGTACCGCTCAGCGATATGCAATTGCCCATCATCAACCGTGTATTGATCAGTTCCCCCAACGGTCGTTTTGTGGAAAGCAATCTTCCACTGGGCGGTTTCGGTATCAGCCGGTTTACACTCGATCACCTGCTGGCCGGTATCGCCCGAAGGGAAGGCGTTACCTTGCTGGAAGATACCCGTGTGAATGATGTGGTGCACCGTCATCACGCCAGTGTGGTATTCAGCACCAGGGGCGCCATTGAAGCCACTGTAGTGGCTGGCTCCTATGGGAAGCGGTCCAATCTCGATGCAAAATGGAAAAGGGATTTCACGCGCATCAAGCCCAATGCCCTCAATCATCTCATCGGTGTAAAATATCATATACAGACTTTTTTCCCTGACGATCTTATTGCCCTTCACAATTTTGAAAATGGTTATTGCGGAATTTCAAAAATTGAGGATAATAAGTATTGTTTGTGTTATCTTACAACTGCATCCAATCTCAGGAAGAGTGGAAATGAGATTAAACAGATGGAACAGCAGATCCTGCGCAAGAATCCATTTCTCGATAAGATTTTTTCCTCAGCCCGCTTCCTGTACAAAGAACCTGTTACAGTATCCCGCATATCCTTCAACAGAAAGACCCAGGTGGAAAATCACCTGCTGATGCTTGGCGACGCTGCCGGCATGATCACGCCACTTTGTGGTAATGGAATGAGCATGGCCCTGCATAGCAGTAAACTGGCCTTCGAAGAAGCCGATCAGTTTCTGCAAGGCAGGATCAACCGGTACGAAATGGAAACGCAGTATACCCAGCAATGGGAAAAGCATTTCAACCGCAGGCTTCAGACTGGTCGTGTTTTGCAGCAGTTCTTCGGCAACGGCATCCTGAGCAACTACCTGATTGCATCCCTTAAACCTTTTCCGTCACTGGTTTCTTTTTTGATCAGACAAACTCACGGAAGACCCTTCTAA
- a CDS encoding methyltransferase domain-containing protein, whose translation MQRSAEKELLDMPGIPQEDIRRNMEELDLINNWLGGHAITIAGLKKLVKQHKQLSICEIGCGGGDNLEAIARWCRRNGISVTLTGIDINPFCISTAMEKWKKDPSLASFAPINFITSDYKLVQAGERYDIIFSSLFCHHFTREELVAQLQWMHQRAGIGFFINDLHRHPIAYHSIKILTKLFSRSYLVKNDAPLSVKRSFVKSDWLLIMEEAGIDTFSVHWKWAFRWLVVVG comes from the coding sequence ATGCAACGGTCAGCCGAAAAAGAATTACTGGATATGCCCGGTATTCCGCAGGAAGATATCCGGCGCAATATGGAGGAGCTGGACCTTATCAATAATTGGCTGGGTGGTCACGCCATCACCATTGCTGGTTTGAAGAAACTGGTGAAGCAGCATAAACAGCTATCCATATGCGAAATTGGCTGTGGCGGCGGTGATAACCTGGAAGCCATCGCCAGGTGGTGCCGCAGGAACGGGATTTCCGTTACCCTTACAGGCATCGACATCAATCCTTTTTGTATCAGCACTGCCATGGAAAAATGGAAAAAGGATCCTTCCCTGGCCAGCTTCGCTCCCATCAATTTCATTACTTCTGATTATAAACTGGTACAAGCCGGCGAAAGATATGATATCATTTTCTCCTCCCTGTTCTGTCATCATTTTACCCGGGAAGAACTGGTTGCACAGCTCCAATGGATGCACCAACGGGCCGGCATCGGCTTTTTCATCAATGACCTGCACCGTCACCCCATCGCCTATCATTCCATTAAGATACTGACAAAGCTTTTCAGCCGCAGTTATCTTGTAAAAAATGATGCCCCTCTTTCAGTAAAAAGAAGTTTTGTTAAATCTGACTGGTTATTAATAATGGAAGAAGCAGGAATCGATACATTTTCTGTACATTGGAAATGGGCATTTCGCTGGTTGGTGGTAGTTGGGTAG
- a CDS encoding type III polyketide synthase, which translates to MSKIISIGTAVPAWKHRQEDILSFMLPAYSLTGPDTRKIRFLYHQSAISTRYSVIPDYSRPIAEWKFYPQTENLEPFPTLETRMQWYNRHAAPLSVDAVRDCLQGPLKHTAITHLITVSCTGMSAPGLDLELVELLDLPRNTWRTSVNFMGCYAAIHALKLADAICHSDPAAKVLLVCTELCTLHFQREPTPDNIASSLLFADGSAAALVVHDQHEHRGLAITNFYSEVVPKGKKDMSWELSSSGFQMTLSNYVPSLIAEDFEALTGRAMQHAGLSAEAITHWCIHPGGKKILEVISNSLHLPEDALQYSYGVLDRYGNMSSSTILFVLKNMMQQLHADARIFGAAFGPGLTMETFIAQYQTV; encoded by the coding sequence TTGAGCAAAATAATTTCAATAGGAACAGCAGTACCTGCCTGGAAGCACAGGCAGGAAGACATACTTTCTTTTATGCTTCCGGCCTATTCACTAACAGGTCCGGACACACGAAAAATAAGATTCCTCTATCATCAGAGCGCCATCAGCACCCGGTACTCCGTGATACCGGATTACAGCAGGCCGATAGCAGAATGGAAATTCTACCCGCAGACTGAGAACCTGGAGCCCTTTCCTACATTGGAGACCCGCATGCAATGGTATAACCGCCACGCAGCTCCATTATCTGTGGATGCAGTGCGCGACTGCCTGCAGGGCCCACTGAAGCATACAGCCATCACTCACCTCATTACCGTCAGCTGTACTGGCATGAGCGCGCCTGGACTGGATCTTGAACTGGTGGAGCTGCTGGACCTGCCCCGCAATACCTGGAGAACTTCCGTGAACTTCATGGGCTGCTATGCCGCTATACATGCACTTAAACTGGCAGATGCCATTTGCCACAGCGATCCCGCTGCCAAAGTGCTGCTGGTTTGCACAGAACTCTGCACCCTGCATTTCCAGCGGGAGCCTACCCCGGACAATATCGCCAGCAGCCTGTTGTTTGCTGATGGCAGCGCCGCCGCACTGGTAGTACACGATCAACATGAACATCGCGGACTCGCCATCACAAATTTTTACAGCGAAGTGGTCCCGAAAGGGAAAAAAGATATGTCCTGGGAACTCTCTTCCTCCGGCTTCCAGATGACACTCAGCAACTACGTGCCCTCACTGATAGCAGAAGACTTTGAAGCCCTCACCGGAAGGGCAATGCAACATGCAGGACTATCTGCAGAAGCGATCACGCACTGGTGCATCCACCCCGGCGGGAAAAAGATACTGGAAGTGATCAGCAACAGTCTCCATTTACCGGAAGATGCATTGCAGTACAGTTACGGAGTGCTGGATCGATATGGCAATATGAGCTCATCCACCATCCTGTTCGTGCTGAAGAACATGATGCAGCAACTCCATGCAGATGCCCGCATTTTTGGAGCGGCATTCGGGCCCGGATTGACCATGGAAACTTTCATTGCACAATATCAAACAGTCTGA
- a CDS encoding UbiA family prenyltransferase: MLQRSTIQLLRFPFSFFLLPVYLFALGLVPVIHSTDAWLIFFILHLLVYPASNGYNSYMDRDEGSIGGLARPMQPTRQLFHITVLMDIAAIALSVFISNLFAIGITAYILASRAYSYRGIRLKQYPIMGYCTVVFFQGCATFFLVYHGGSMDKTTNVPLAGVLAAGLLIGAFYPITQIYQHEADKKDGVTTISRLLGYRGTFIFTAILYLAAMLALSWLFFQREQPMKLMVIATVMLPALVYFFVWAKGVWSNISVADFTHTMRMNLLASLCSNLAFLIILTGRWI, translated from the coding sequence ATGCTGCAACGGTCAACCATTCAATTGCTGCGTTTTCCGTTTTCATTCTTCCTGCTACCGGTTTACCTCTTTGCGCTGGGGCTGGTACCCGTGATCCATTCTACAGATGCATGGCTGATATTTTTCATCCTTCATCTCCTTGTGTATCCCGCCAGCAATGGTTACAATTCATATATGGACAGGGACGAAGGCAGTATCGGGGGCCTGGCCCGCCCTATGCAACCCACCAGGCAATTATTCCACATTACAGTATTGATGGACATTGCAGCCATTGCGCTCAGTGTCTTCATCAGTAATTTATTCGCCATTGGCATTACAGCCTATATCCTCGCCTCAAGGGCCTACAGCTACAGGGGAATACGGTTGAAACAGTATCCCATCATGGGTTATTGCACAGTAGTATTCTTCCAGGGCTGCGCAACCTTCTTTCTGGTGTATCACGGAGGAAGTATGGATAAGACCACTAATGTACCACTGGCAGGCGTTCTGGCTGCCGGACTCCTCATAGGCGCTTTCTATCCTATTACACAGATCTACCAGCACGAGGCCGATAAAAAAGATGGTGTTACCACCATCAGCAGGCTTTTGGGCTATCGTGGCACGTTTATTTTTACAGCTATACTATATCTCGCCGCCATGCTGGCGCTTAGCTGGCTGTTTTTTCAAAGGGAACAGCCGATGAAACTAATGGTAATAGCAACCGTTATGCTACCCGCCCTCGTATATTTTTTTGTATGGGCAAAAGGGGTATGGTCCAATATTTCTGTAGCGGACTTTACCCATACCATGCGCATGAACCTGTTGGCATCCCTATGTTCTAACCTGGCATTCCTCATCATTTTAACCGGGAGGTGGATTTGA
- a CDS encoding alpha/beta hydrolase family protein, whose amino-acid sequence MKLSCYFVTGFLFVFSVFPAKSQEKDSVVLKTTTGDIYGTLNVPVAKGPVPVALFIAGSGPTDRDGNNPMMKNNSLKFLGDTLNSLGIATLRYDKRGIAASKNAMKIETDIRFNMLVEDATDLIRMLKADKRFSKVIVVGHSEGSTIGLKAAAQGGADAMVSIAGPGQSADKVLRRQLDASLDPAKAASEQAAEQMRNMREMANKFIDTLSKGDTLHNPPASMNSLFRPSVQPYLISWFKYDPQQLIKQLKVPVLIIQGNTDLQVTEADAMMLLKANPEAKVLIIDRMNHVLKHSEAEQRANHATYINPDLPVVPDLVTAIVDFVKGLK is encoded by the coding sequence ATGAAGTTGAGTTGCTACTTTGTTACCGGATTTTTGTTTGTGTTTTCCGTGTTCCCGGCCAAATCGCAGGAAAAGGATTCTGTAGTGTTGAAAACCACTACCGGAGATATTTACGGAACGCTTAATGTGCCGGTTGCAAAAGGGCCAGTTCCTGTAGCGCTGTTCATTGCCGGTTCCGGTCCAACCGATCGCGATGGCAATAACCCTATGATGAAGAACAATTCGCTCAAATTCCTTGGGGATACTTTGAATTCACTGGGCATTGCCACGCTTCGTTACGATAAGCGCGGTATTGCAGCCAGCAAGAATGCCATGAAGATCGAAACGGATATCCGTTTCAATATGCTGGTGGAAGATGCTACGGATCTGATCAGAATGCTGAAAGCTGATAAACGGTTTTCCAAAGTGATCGTAGTGGGGCATAGCGAAGGTTCAACCATCGGGTTGAAAGCGGCGGCGCAGGGTGGTGCTGATGCGATGGTGTCTATTGCCGGTCCCGGACAGTCTGCAGATAAAGTGTTGAGAAGACAGCTGGATGCAAGCCTAGATCCGGCAAAAGCTGCCAGTGAGCAGGCAGCTGAACAAATGCGGAATATGAGAGAGATGGCCAATAAATTCATCGACACTCTCTCTAAAGGCGATACACTTCATAATCCACCTGCGAGCATGAATTCATTGTTCCGTCCTTCTGTTCAACCTTATCTGATCAGTTGGTTCAAATATGATCCGCAGCAATTGATCAAACAATTAAAAGTGCCAGTGCTGATCATACAGGGTAATACAGATCTCCAGGTTACAGAAGCCGATGCCATGATGCTCCTGAAAGCCAACCCTGAAGCGAAAGTGCTGATCATTGATAGAATGAATCATGTGCTGAAGCACAGTGAGGCGGAGCAGCGCGCCAATCATGCCACTTATATCAATCCTGATCTGCCGGTAGTGCCTGATCTGGTGACTGCCATTGTTGATTTTGTGAAAGGCTTGAAATGA
- a CDS encoding RNA polymerase sigma factor codes for MTAYSTYKDDELVALLQQDDQQAFNTIYDRYWNLLFAQAFRKLDNAQEAEDLVQQLFIEVWERRSRINITRSLNHWLAAAVKLKVMTVYSARFRNLQTTGEINEEYPADTPLPYSIIELQQMMAKLEVLVEALPERPRMVFRMSREGQLSNKEIADQLNISEKTVENHMNRALGSLRKSMGDSPISVILLF; via the coding sequence ATGACTGCATACAGTACATACAAGGACGATGAGTTGGTGGCATTACTTCAACAGGATGACCAGCAGGCATTCAATACAATCTACGATCGTTACTGGAATCTCCTCTTTGCCCAGGCTTTCAGAAAACTGGATAATGCACAGGAAGCAGAAGATCTGGTGCAGCAACTTTTCATCGAAGTGTGGGAGCGGAGATCGCGGATCAATATCACGCGTTCGCTGAATCACTGGCTGGCTGCGGCTGTGAAGTTAAAAGTGATGACTGTTTATTCAGCCCGTTTCCGAAACCTGCAAACAACCGGAGAGATCAATGAGGAATACCCGGCAGATACACCTTTACCGTATTCCATCATTGAACTGCAGCAAATGATGGCGAAGCTGGAAGTGCTGGTAGAAGCGCTTCCTGAGAGACCACGAATGGTATTCAGAATGAGCAGGGAAGGCCAGCTCTCCAACAAAGAAATTGCAGATCAACTCAATATCTCCGAAAAAACAGTGGAGAACCATATGAACCGGGCACTGGGCTCCCTCCGCAAATCCATGGGCGATTCACCCATTTCTGTTATCCTCCTTTTCTAA
- a CDS encoding FecR family protein, whose protein sequence is MDQQRAYELANKWLKGTITDAEMAAFSEYYNSKGDDEIMLPEDFAMHETALGKRILANVKEATGMAAPVVDMPVHRHRMLPKIAVAAAIMVLVSLGAYLWLHQDRDRQLAIENKMLPAQVLPGKEGAVLTLSDGRQIALDSAGNGHVADQNGAKVMLQNKQLIYDASESSTAEMAFNTMSTPAGRQFRLTLPDGTKVWLNAASSIRYPTRFSGNERKVIITGEAYFEVKRDQSKPFRVSVSDMEVEVLGTSFNINSYANEKMLRTTLIEGAVRVKNNAAAILLKPSQQAVLLQNHIGRSLEVKDGADIQQVMAWKNGIFNFNGADLFMVLRELERWYDIEVRYEGRIVPGLFFGKMSRNVNLNVVLEWLKGSGVNYRFEKGNKLIIIP, encoded by the coding sequence ATGGACCAACAACGCGCATATGAACTGGCCAATAAGTGGCTGAAGGGTACTATCACTGATGCTGAGATGGCTGCATTCAGTGAGTACTACAACAGCAAAGGTGATGATGAAATTATGCTGCCCGAAGATTTTGCGATGCACGAAACCGCACTTGGCAAAAGAATACTAGCCAACGTTAAGGAAGCTACAGGCATGGCTGCTCCCGTTGTTGACATGCCCGTGCATCGCCACCGTATGCTGCCAAAGATTGCTGTTGCGGCTGCAATAATGGTGTTGGTTTCACTGGGTGCTTACCTTTGGCTCCACCAGGATCGCGACAGGCAGCTGGCAATCGAGAACAAAATGTTGCCTGCACAGGTATTGCCCGGAAAAGAAGGAGCCGTGCTGACACTCTCTGACGGACGGCAGATTGCACTCGACAGTGCAGGCAATGGCCATGTAGCCGATCAGAACGGAGCAAAAGTGATGCTGCAAAACAAGCAGCTCATCTATGATGCATCGGAAAGCAGCACCGCTGAAATGGCTTTCAACACTATGAGTACACCGGCCGGCAGACAGTTCAGGTTAACACTGCCGGATGGTACCAAAGTGTGGCTGAACGCTGCCAGCTCCATCCGCTATCCCACCCGGTTTTCAGGAAACGAAAGAAAAGTGATCATAACCGGAGAAGCCTATTTTGAAGTGAAGCGGGATCAGTCGAAACCGTTTCGGGTATCCGTCAGCGATATGGAAGTGGAAGTGCTGGGCACCAGTTTCAATATCAATAGCTATGCCAATGAGAAGATGCTGAGAACAACGCTGATCGAAGGTGCAGTACGTGTAAAGAACAATGCAGCGGCCATTTTGCTCAAACCTTCGCAGCAGGCGGTATTGCTGCAAAACCATATTGGCAGATCACTGGAAGTAAAAGACGGAGCGGATATTCAGCAGGTAATGGCCTGGAAGAACGGAATATTCAATTTCAACGGAGCCGATCTTTTTATGGTGTTGCGGGAACTGGAAAGATGGTATGATATTGAAGTGCGCTATGAAGGCAGGATTGTGCCGGGGTTATTCTTCGGAAAAATGAGCAGGAACGTAAACCTGAATGTAGTGCTTGAATGGCTAAAAGGTTCAGGTGTGAACTACCGGTTTGAAAAAGGAAACAAACTGATCATAATACCATAA
- a CDS encoding SusC/RagA family TonB-linked outer membrane protein: MKLTMVLLITSILTVHARGFSQQVTFSGKNVELLKVFSAIETQTGFFTVGSLELLKQASPVSLHVKDMPLETLLQLILKDQPIDFKISEKTIFLFRKPGLPDNAVRPSSTAGPTPILVKGVVLGVNDVPLFGASVSVAGTANYEFTDNFGKFEISVEKGQKLKISYVGYQPVEWKATSEKVTIVMKPADNKLEDVEVVINTGYQKFKPNEMVGSVEVFSEKMLQKQVGTNILQRLKGLSAVLQFNNKITTSSASGNPHSTLNMTIRGWSTINGPTDPLIIVDNFPYQGNIDNINPNDVESIVILKDAAAASIWGARAGNGVIVINTKRGKFGAKPSFSINSTINITEKPDLYKLPLMGSAAYIDQELAIANQNGILLYQERYAHTPVVSVLIDRKKGLISAEDSAAKIDYLKSIDSREQWNKYVYRHALTQDYSMNASGGSSNIAWTIRGNYVKTSGSTQNKQERASIGIGNDFRISSKLDLQITADYSHLSSKSGAPEFNAVKARNFMVPQSIPYLQLADENGQPVSLLKKYNSQVLDTLGGGRLLDYSYYPLTDWRHDYSTDKSNTYSLEAILTYKPISDLRLQLSAKTMKANATFRTVRDKESYYTRDVINQFSQIDPVTKVVNRVVPPGDIVSVENTELTNFAIRAQGTYNKQWGAHGINLMGGLDLSDFKREKSGQLMVGYSEDPLLFSLVNMVDRFPVWFEGENTVGNVLQAQSIMGIRTFVERFVSTTASISYNYDGRYVFYSNMRKDGANILGVKTNDRWSPFWSVGGSWIINKEKFFNAAWVNGLTFRTNVGISGNVDVTRSSNPVGNINQGMPNTTVPYPYLIIADPPNPNLRWEKIIQVNWALDFSLLKDRLSGSVEYYIKNGRDLYGSILADYTQSPNINVKANAASMDGRGIDIRLNAKILDGKFGWRSMINFARITNKLKQYHNQVAIAGAFNQTVGSNGNRIHDNMLLFPGQSLFSVTAIRTMGVNSSGQVLYLVNDKPTTNILEVIKDFEQNGDKSSSYVYFGPSDPKFNFNFNNFISWKNWSLAVITQLKFGYYFKKLLIEDGATASNPYYHKDFEQRWKQPGDELHTRIPKSNGGLLNYAYFSSDLVHRADNIRIENIQLSYDFDIKEHQVFRSMQLALNISNVGIVWRANKEGLDPDYDRSGNFTMPNRPIRMWSLKLIAGF; this comes from the coding sequence ATGAAACTAACAATGGTATTACTGATCACTTCGATCCTTACCGTGCATGCGAGAGGGTTTTCACAGCAGGTCACTTTCTCAGGAAAGAATGTTGAATTGCTGAAAGTATTCTCCGCCATCGAAACGCAAACAGGCTTCTTCACCGTAGGCAGTCTGGAACTGCTGAAGCAGGCCAGCCCGGTTTCACTCCACGTAAAGGATATGCCGCTCGAGACATTGCTGCAACTGATCCTGAAAGATCAGCCCATCGATTTCAAAATATCAGAGAAAACTATTTTCCTGTTCCGCAAACCCGGCCTCCCTGACAATGCTGTAAGACCTTCATCAACTGCAGGACCCACCCCTATTTTGGTGAAAGGAGTTGTGCTGGGTGTAAATGACGTTCCTTTATTCGGAGCGAGCGTAAGCGTTGCAGGAACAGCTAACTACGAATTCACTGATAACTTTGGAAAGTTTGAAATATCGGTAGAAAAAGGGCAGAAACTCAAAATCTCCTATGTGGGATACCAGCCCGTGGAATGGAAGGCTACCAGTGAAAAAGTAACCATCGTAATGAAGCCGGCAGATAATAAGCTGGAAGACGTAGAAGTAGTGATCAATACAGGCTATCAGAAATTCAAACCCAATGAAATGGTGGGCTCTGTAGAAGTGTTCTCTGAAAAAATGCTGCAGAAGCAGGTTGGTACAAATATTCTGCAAAGACTAAAAGGCTTGTCGGCCGTTCTTCAGTTCAATAATAAGATCACCACATCCTCAGCTTCCGGCAATCCGCACAGCACTTTGAATATGACTATCAGGGGATGGAGTACCATCAACGGACCAACGGATCCACTGATCATTGTAGATAATTTTCCTTATCAGGGGAACATCGATAATATCAATCCCAATGATGTTGAATCGATCGTGATACTGAAAGATGCTGCCGCTGCCAGTATCTGGGGAGCGCGTGCAGGTAATGGGGTGATAGTGATCAACACCAAAAGAGGGAAGTTCGGTGCAAAACCTTCCTTCAGTATAAACTCCACTATCAACATAACTGAAAAACCTGACCTGTACAAATTGCCGCTGATGGGAAGTGCAGCTTATATAGATCAGGAACTGGCCATAGCCAATCAGAACGGAATACTGCTCTATCAGGAGAGATATGCACACACGCCGGTAGTGTCTGTACTCATAGACAGAAAAAAAGGATTGATCAGTGCAGAAGACTCCGCGGCAAAGATCGATTACCTGAAATCTATCGATAGCCGTGAGCAATGGAATAAATATGTCTACCGGCATGCACTTACGCAGGATTACTCAATGAATGCATCGGGTGGCTCCAGCAATATCGCCTGGACCATCAGGGGCAACTATGTGAAAACATCGGGGAGCACACAAAACAAACAGGAGCGTGCTTCGATAGGGATCGGTAATGATTTTAGGATCAGTAGCAAACTGGATCTGCAGATCACTGCGGACTACTCACATCTTTCATCAAAGTCAGGCGCTCCGGAATTCAATGCAGTTAAAGCCAGGAATTTTATGGTGCCGCAAAGCATTCCCTATCTGCAACTGGCAGATGAGAACGGACAACCGGTAAGCCTCCTGAAAAAATACAACAGCCAGGTTTTGGATACGCTGGGAGGCGGTCGCCTGCTCGATTACAGCTATTACCCGCTTACAGACTGGCGGCATGATTACTCTACCGACAAAAGCAATACTTATTCCCTTGAAGCCATTCTGACCTATAAGCCCATCAGCGATCTTCGCCTGCAGCTCTCAGCAAAAACAATGAAAGCGAACGCAACCTTTCGGACAGTGAGAGATAAGGAAAGTTATTATACGCGCGATGTTATCAACCAGTTTTCACAAATAGACCCGGTTACCAAAGTGGTGAACAGAGTAGTGCCCCCGGGCGATATCGTTTCAGTTGAAAATACTGAACTGACCAACTTTGCCATCCGCGCACAGGGCACATACAATAAGCAATGGGGAGCACATGGCATCAATCTGATGGGAGGCCTGGACCTGTCTGATTTCAAAAGAGAGAAAAGCGGTCAGCTGATGGTAGGCTATAGTGAAGATCCATTGCTGTTCTCCCTTGTAAATATGGTAGACAGGTTCCCTGTTTGGTTTGAGGGAGAAAATACAGTGGGCAACGTGTTGCAGGCCCAGTCCATAATGGGTATCAGAACATTCGTTGAGAGATTTGTTTCTACCACTGCCAGCATCTCTTACAATTACGACGGCAGGTATGTTTTTTATTCCAACATGAGAAAAGACGGAGCGAATATCCTTGGTGTAAAAACAAACGACCGGTGGAGCCCTTTCTGGTCAGTTGGCGGAAGCTGGATCATCAATAAAGAAAAATTCTTTAACGCAGCCTGGGTGAATGGACTCACTTTCCGGACCAATGTTGGCATCTCAGGCAATGTGGATGTAACAAGAAGTTCCAATCCTGTAGGAAATATCAATCAGGGCATGCCCAATACCACTGTGCCTTATCCATATCTGATCATCGCAGATCCTCCGAATCCAAACCTCAGATGGGAGAAGATAATACAAGTGAACTGGGCACTGGATTTTTCGTTGCTGAAAGACAGGCTCTCCGGATCTGTGGAGTATTACATCAAAAATGGCAGGGACCTGTACGGCAGTATACTTGCTGATTATACGCAATCGCCCAATATCAATGTGAAAGCAAATGCGGCTTCCATGGATGGAAGAGGAATTGACATTAGGCTCAATGCGAAAATACTGGATGGAAAATTTGGCTGGAGATCCATGATCAACTTTGCAAGGATCACCAACAAGTTAAAGCAATACCACAATCAGGTGGCCATTGCCGGAGCCTTCAATCAAACAGTGGGTAGCAACGGAAACAGGATCCACGATAACATGTTATTATTTCCCGGGCAGAGTTTGTTCAGCGTAACCGCCATTCGTACCATGGGAGTGAATAGCTCAGGCCAGGTGCTGTACCTGGTGAATGATAAACCTACCACAAATATTCTCGAGGTAATCAAGGATTTTGAGCAGAACGGAGATAAGTCAAGCTCCTACGTTTACTTCGGACCAAGCGATCCGAAATTCAATTTCAATTTCAACAATTTTATCAGCTGGAAAAACTGGAGCCTGGCTGTAATTACTCAGTTGAAATTTGGTTACTATTTCAAGAAGTTGCTGATAGAAGATGGTGCAACAGCTTCCAATCCTTACTATCACAAAGATTTTGAACAAAGATGGAAGCAGCCCGGTGATGAATTGCATACGAGGATTCCCAAATCAAATGGTGGATTGCTGAATTATGCCTACTTCAGTTCCGATCTGGTTCACAGGGCAGACAATATCCGTATCGAGAATATACAGCTCTCGTATGACTTCGATATTAAGGAGCACCAGGTATTCAGGTCGATGCAGCTTGCGTTGAACATCAGCAATGTCGGCATTGTGTGGAGAGCCAATAAAGAAGGGCTTGACCCGGATTATGACAGGTCCGGGAACTTTACGATGCCTAATCGGCCCATCAGAATGTGGAGCCTTAAACTGATCGCCGGATTTTAA